A stretch of Misgurnus anguillicaudatus unplaced genomic scaffold, ASM2758022v2 HiC_scaffold_33, whole genome shotgun sequence DNA encodes these proteins:
- the LOC141363248 gene encoding uncharacterized protein isoform X1, with translation MTTAGLRIGDQVVLEEDYDENYIPSEQEIHEYAVEIGIDPEREPELLWLAREGMVAPLPAEWKPCQDVTGEVYYFNFSTGQSTWDHPCDEQYRQLVILERERAQQARTLPAASGLGTGKKDKEKKKKKEKKDKKKEKKKDLESLRAPVLSGPLAPIRGLSDGSLRGSLGSLQPLKTSLGGVLVNSSAVVSCQEEKSADEETEEERLRDSGGLLRNLHLDLDALGGLQYEDSEVSETVPPEERTEPELQDLALSRDHSLDAPVEGSLRGCHVPSGPPGGSREYSSVSSCPPTPGAAVSGGREDEMSDRNEGAQEEMELKRGDEEENGKSDRDGEEIEEQIERFSSPEDNERDQAEDRSDERDQIVKRSDDEKQQGVDERERSYSQSDQTEEKSEVEKHQREERLDDEHKHTENKCDSMRNEIRHRREEMNESEKEDEKSVSSVEEECGERDEEEQSDTDDFRNTDVDTSEHMEETHEDTHVQCLNHQPTADLNDSPRETDSKHLKGSHRSSGMNSEREEIEHLEVTRPETQMTNIKSDTRKFVPQWNPVSSEESEAGEPVQSLSSTDDVQRGFVSKFSENVFDLLELSPAMESKDIERVSKDANRCLLDDVTSAQIPHSPDNISKRPTTAHDRSDISAHREGDETDQRESDESEQTKGERQDTDRQTALEENSDEEENSDEEEERDRQMQEDRRRLMEEKDRRLQLLRDTLMEEEKEEERRMKEESAEQLRLLKERLLKERREEEEKLTHTTHTQLKQLRYTHRHTHICIQYIYKCLTGLFLCRDESEVKLRELRSELEAERDRVETENRRSLDHLRAESEEGLRAEKKRLQEKKEEQLSSIRLEAKLSDRQKDLRSPRPEKPLAEYQRELTDVLQEVREEVERDHRRKLEQLKEKHQHELQNLRETHLEQENRERERLLNCLQEERDDLISKHTTQLHKLQNMLDTQLQETHKTHSQKESVLHDLIKKLELQTKEIQSQEAELQAKESVLRKKRQQLCEEDDDIQREVQSLPRLMKENQELHDELQRERAERERARCTMMEEREQLEKRLIDLQERCQQLTCRVSELEEMNAASRMKDGEEEKEKKKMKKKKKSENHLRLEDLEASACSGESDISVDGVRQYMWNESVSLLRARQFLEKQGTLVSDRQAALQAAHSSLKDPMTESSAQQLYQNLQQEVKDLSELRETLQKGQTLLKEKEEKLNLLETSLTEEVSGEDGERSADRKVTFDVTESEMSSVYGHEGTVPVKVQQLADSLQLISGQLNSVLGALGSLTQKPNPPSLISPQLQPRSSWAWPINSSPSLLQHRPTDMMHTTWSSLNTETSRAHMTNSSLSSLRPSAEVEGHRLQGLIDGNKRWLEAQRKNRNIPLFPNLRNTSSGLLQLSLDDNNQIKVHRY, from the exons ATGACAACCGCGGGGCTGCGCATCGGAGATCAGGTGGTGTTAGAGGAAGACTAtgatgaaaactacattccaTCTGAgcaag AGATCCACGAGTATGCTGTCGAGATCGGCATTGATCCCGAGCGAGAGCCAGAGCTGCTGTGGTTGGCCAGAGAGGGGATGGTAGCCCCACTGCCAGCTGAATGGAAACCCTG TCAGGACGTGACGGGTGAAGTGTACTACTTTAACTTCTCCACGGGTCAGTCCACCTGGGATCATCCCTGTGATGAGCAGTACCGTCAGCTGGTGATTCTGGAGAGGGAACGAGCCCAACAGGCCAGAACTCTTCCTGCCGCTTCCGGCCTCGGTACAGGAaagaaagacaaagagaaaaagaagaaaaaggaaAAGAAAGACAAGAAAAAGGAGAAGAAAAAAGATCTGGAGAGTTTGAGAGCTCCGGTG TTGTCAGGTCCTTTGGCTCCTATCCGGGGTCTGTCTGATGGATCTCTCAGAGGATCTTTGGGCAGTCTTCAGCCTCTTAAAACATCTTTAGGG GGTGTGCTGGTGAACTCCAGTGCTGTTGTGAGCTGTCAAGAGGAGAAAAGTGCTGATGAAGAGACAGAGGAAGAG AGGCTGCGGGACTCAGGTGGGCTTCTGCGTAACCTGCATCTGGATTTGGATGCTCTGGGAGGTCTTCAGTATGAG gACAGTGAGGTCAGTGAAACGGTTCCTCCTGAAGAAAGAACAGAACCTGAGCTACAAGACTTGGCTTTATCTAGAGACCACAGTCTAGACGCTCCTGTAGAG GGCTCCTTGCGTGGATGTCACGTCCCCTCCGGACCTCCAGGGGGCAGCAGGGAGTACAGCAGTGTCTCTTCCTGCCCTCCGACCCCAGGTGCCGCTGTGTCCGGCGGTCGAGAGGACGAAATGAGTGACAGGAATGAAGGTGCACAAGAGGAGATGGAGTTGAAACGTGGAGATGAGGAAGAGAACGGCAAGAGCGATAGAGATGGAGAAGAGATCGAGGAACAGATAGAGCGATTCAGCAGTCCTGAGGATAATGAGAGAGATCAGGCAGAGGACAGATCAGATGAGAGAGATCAGATTGTGAAGAGATCAGACGATGAGAAACAACAGGGAGTAGATGAGAGGGAAAGATCATACAGTCAGAGCGATCAGACAGAAGAGAAGTCAGAGGTAGAGAAACATCAGAGAGAAGAAAGATTAGatgatgaacacaaacacaccgaaaataaatgtgatagtATGAGGAATGAGATCAGACATAGAAGAGAAGAGATGAATGAAAGTGAGAAAGAAGATGAGAAGAGTGTTTCCTCTGTGGAGGAGGAGTGTGGAGAGAGGGATGAAGAAGAACAGAGTGATACAGATGACTTCAGGAACACAGACGTGGACACATCAGAACACATGGAAGAGACTCACGAGGACACACATGTGCAGTGTTTAAACCATCAACCCACAGCAGACCTCAATGATTCCCCTCGTGAGACAGACAGCAAACATCTGAAGGGGTCACACAGAAGCTCAGGGATGAATTCTGAACGTGAAGAGATCGAACACCTCGAGGTCACGCGGCCCGAAACTCAAATGACAAACATTAAGTCAGATACACGGAAGTTTGTGCCTCAGTGGAATCCTGTGTCCAGTGAG GAGTCTGAAGCTGGTGAACCTGTACAATCTCTCTCATCCACTGATGATGTGCAG AGAGGATTTGTGTCCAAGTTCTCAGAGAATGTGTTTGATCTGCTGGAGTTGTCACCTGCAATG gaGAGTAAGGATATAGAGAGGGTCTCTAAAGATGCAAACAG GTGTCTGTTGGATGACGTTACATCTGCTCAGATCCCTCATTCTCCAGACAACATCAGCAAGAGACCCACGACCGCTCATGACCGCAGTGACATCAGCGCCCATCGTGAAGGAGACGAGACGGACCAGAGAGAGAGTGATGAGAGCGAGCAGACGAAAGGAGAGCGACAGgacactgacagacagacagctctGGAGGAGAACAGTGATGAAGAGGAGAACAGTGATGAAGAGgaggagagagacagacagatgcagGAAGACAGGAGACGACTGATGGAGGAGAAGGACAGGAGACTGCAGCTCCTGCGAGATACTCTGATGGAGGAGGAGAAAGAGGAGGAGCGGAGGATGAAGGAGGAGAGCGCTGAGCAGCTCAG ATTACTGAAGGAGCGGCTACTGAAAGAGAGACGAGAAGAGGAAGAGAAGTTAACACACACAACGCACACACAACTTAAACAACTCAGgtatacacacagacacacacatatatgtatacagtatatatataaatgtcttACTGGTTTGTTTTTGTGCAGGGATGAGAGTGAGGTGAAACTCAGAGAGCTGCGTTCAGAGCTGGAGGCTGAGCGTGATAGGGTGGAGACTGAAAACAGGCGGAGTCTGGACCATCTGAGGGCGGAGTCAGAGGAGGGGCTTAGAGCAGAGAAGAAACGACTGCAGGAGAAGAAGGAGGAGCAACTGTCCTCCATCAGACTAGAG gCTAAACTGagtgacagacagaaagatttGAGGAGTCCACGACCAGAAAAACCTTTAGCAGAGTACCAGAGAGag cttaCAGATGTTCTTCAGGAAGTTCGAGAGGAAGTTGAGAGAGATCACAGGAGAAAACTAGAACAACTGAAAGAGAAACATCAACATGAGCTACAGAACCTCAGAGAGACACACCTGGAGCAG gaGAACAGAGAGAGGGAGCGTCTGCTGAATTGTCTTCAGGAGGAGAGAGACGATCTGATCTctaaacacacaacacaactACACAAACTGCAGAATATGCTGGACACACAGCTACAGGAGACACACAAAACACATTCACAGAAG gagTCAGTGTTACATGATTTGATAAAGAAACTGGAGCTACAAACCAAAGAGATTCAATCACAAGAGGCTGAACTTCAAGCAAAA GAATCAGTGTTAAGAAAGAAGAGACAACAACTGTGTGAGGAAGATGATGACATTCAGAGAGAAgtacag TCTCTCCCTCGACTGATGAAGGAGAATCAGGAGCTTCATGATGagctgcagagagagagagcagagagagagcgagcgagatgTACGATGATGGAGGAGAGAGAGCAATTAGAGAAGAGACTGATAGACCTGCAAGAGAGATGtcaacaactcacctgtagagtcag tgaACTGGAAGAGATGAATGCAGCTTCCAGGATGAAAGATGGAGAAGAAGAGAAAGAgaagaagaagatgaagaagaagaagaagagtgAGAATCATCTACGTCTGGAGGATCTGGAAGCGTCGGCTTGTTCAGGAGAGAGTGACATCAGTGTAGATGG tGTGAGGCAGTACATGTGGAATGAgagcgtctctctcttgcgggCGCGTCAGTTTCTGGAGAAGCAGGGCACTCTTGtgtcagacagacaggcagcgCTACAGGCAGCTCACAGCAGTCTGAAGGACCCCATGACTgaaagctccgcccaacagctCTACCAGAACCTGCAGCAG GAGGTGAAGGATCTGTCTGAGTTGAGAGAGACACTTCAGAAAGGTCAAACTTTACTAAAAGAAAAAGAGGAAAAATTAAATCTCTTGGAAACATCACTAACTGAAGag GTGTCAGGTGAGGATGGCGAGAGGTCAGCTGATCGAAAAGTGACATTTGATGTGACTGAGTCAGAGATGAGCAGTGTGTATGGACACGAGGGAACAG ttcCTGTAAAGGTGCAGCAATTGGCTGATTCTCTACAGCTGATCTCAGGACAGTTAAACTCAGTTTTGGGTGCTTTAGGGTCACTCACACAAAAGCCCAACCCGCCCTCTTTGATCTCCCCTCAACTCCAACCTCGCTCCTCGTGGGCGTGGCCTATAAACTCCTCCCCCTCACTTTTACAACACAGACCAACAGACATGATGCACACGACCTGGTCCAGCCTGAACACag AAACCAGCAGAGCTCATATGACGAACTCAAG TCTGTCATCTCTGCGTCCATCAGCAGAGGTCGAAGGTCATCGTTTGCAGGGTCTCATTGACGGAAATAAACGTTGGCTGGAGGCCCAGAGGAAAAACCGCAACAT TCCTCTGTTCCCAAATCTCAGAAATACATCCAGTGGATTATTGCAGCTCAGCCTCGATGACAACAACCAGATTAAAGTTCATCGATACTGA
- the LOC141363248 gene encoding uncharacterized protein isoform X3, translating into MTTAGLRIGDQVVLEEDYDENYIPSEQEIHEYAVEIGIDPEREPELLWLAREGMVAPLPAEWKPCQDVTGEVYYFNFSTGQSTWDHPCDEQYRQLVILERERAQQARTLPAASGLGTGKKDKEKKKKKEKKDKKKEKKKDLESLRAPVLSGPLAPIRGLSDGSLRGSLGSLQPLKTSLGGVLVNSSAVVSCQEEKSADEETEEERLRDSGGLLRNLHLDLDALGGLQYEDSEVSETVPPEERTEPELQDLALSRDHSLDAPVEESEAGEPVQSLSSTDDVQRGFVSKFSENVFDLLELSPAMESKDIERVSKDANRCLLDDVTSAQIPHSPDNISKRPTTAHDRSDISAHREGDETDQRESDESEQTKGERQDTDRQTALEENSDEEENSDEEEERDRQMQEDRRRLMEEKDRRLQLLRDTLMEEEKEEERRMKEESAEQLRLLKERLLKERREEEEKLTHTTHTQLKQLRYTHRHTHICIQYIYKCLTGLFLCRDESEVKLRELRSELEAERDRVETENRRSLDHLRAESEEGLRAEKKRLQEKKEEQLSSIRLEAKLSDRQKDLRSPRPEKPLAEYQRELTDVLQEVREEVERDHRRKLEQLKEKHQHELQNLRETHLEQENRERERLLNCLQEERDDLISKHTTQLHKLQNMLDTQLQETHKTHSQKESVLHDLIKKLELQTKEIQSQEAELQAKESVLRKKRQQLCEEDDDIQREVQSLPRLMKENQELHDELQRERAERERARCTMMEEREQLEKRLIDLQERCQQLTCRVSELEEMNAASRMKDGEEEKEKKKMKKKKKSENHLRLEDLEASACSGESDISVDGVRQYMWNESVSLLRARQFLEKQGTLVSDRQAALQAAHSSLKDPMTESSAQQLYQNLQQEVKDLSELRETLQKGQTLLKEKEEKLNLLETSLTEEVSGEDGERSADRKVTFDVTESEMSSVYGHEGTVPVKVQQLADSLQLISGQLNSVLGALGSLTQKPNPPSLISPQLQPRSSWAWPINSSPSLLQHRPTDMMHTTWSSLNTETSRAHMTNSSLSSLRPSAEVEGHRLQGLIDGNKRWLEAQRKNRNIPLFPNLRNTSSGLLQLSLDDNNQIKVHRY; encoded by the exons ATGACAACCGCGGGGCTGCGCATCGGAGATCAGGTGGTGTTAGAGGAAGACTAtgatgaaaactacattccaTCTGAgcaag AGATCCACGAGTATGCTGTCGAGATCGGCATTGATCCCGAGCGAGAGCCAGAGCTGCTGTGGTTGGCCAGAGAGGGGATGGTAGCCCCACTGCCAGCTGAATGGAAACCCTG TCAGGACGTGACGGGTGAAGTGTACTACTTTAACTTCTCCACGGGTCAGTCCACCTGGGATCATCCCTGTGATGAGCAGTACCGTCAGCTGGTGATTCTGGAGAGGGAACGAGCCCAACAGGCCAGAACTCTTCCTGCCGCTTCCGGCCTCGGTACAGGAaagaaagacaaagagaaaaagaagaaaaaggaaAAGAAAGACAAGAAAAAGGAGAAGAAAAAAGATCTGGAGAGTTTGAGAGCTCCGGTG TTGTCAGGTCCTTTGGCTCCTATCCGGGGTCTGTCTGATGGATCTCTCAGAGGATCTTTGGGCAGTCTTCAGCCTCTTAAAACATCTTTAGGG GGTGTGCTGGTGAACTCCAGTGCTGTTGTGAGCTGTCAAGAGGAGAAAAGTGCTGATGAAGAGACAGAGGAAGAG AGGCTGCGGGACTCAGGTGGGCTTCTGCGTAACCTGCATCTGGATTTGGATGCTCTGGGAGGTCTTCAGTATGAG gACAGTGAGGTCAGTGAAACGGTTCCTCCTGAAGAAAGAACAGAACCTGAGCTACAAGACTTGGCTTTATCTAGAGACCACAGTCTAGACGCTCCTGTAGAG GAGTCTGAAGCTGGTGAACCTGTACAATCTCTCTCATCCACTGATGATGTGCAG AGAGGATTTGTGTCCAAGTTCTCAGAGAATGTGTTTGATCTGCTGGAGTTGTCACCTGCAATG gaGAGTAAGGATATAGAGAGGGTCTCTAAAGATGCAAACAG GTGTCTGTTGGATGACGTTACATCTGCTCAGATCCCTCATTCTCCAGACAACATCAGCAAGAGACCCACGACCGCTCATGACCGCAGTGACATCAGCGCCCATCGTGAAGGAGACGAGACGGACCAGAGAGAGAGTGATGAGAGCGAGCAGACGAAAGGAGAGCGACAGgacactgacagacagacagctctGGAGGAGAACAGTGATGAAGAGGAGAACAGTGATGAAGAGgaggagagagacagacagatgcagGAAGACAGGAGACGACTGATGGAGGAGAAGGACAGGAGACTGCAGCTCCTGCGAGATACTCTGATGGAGGAGGAGAAAGAGGAGGAGCGGAGGATGAAGGAGGAGAGCGCTGAGCAGCTCAG ATTACTGAAGGAGCGGCTACTGAAAGAGAGACGAGAAGAGGAAGAGAAGTTAACACACACAACGCACACACAACTTAAACAACTCAGgtatacacacagacacacacatatatgtatacagtatatatataaatgtcttACTGGTTTGTTTTTGTGCAGGGATGAGAGTGAGGTGAAACTCAGAGAGCTGCGTTCAGAGCTGGAGGCTGAGCGTGATAGGGTGGAGACTGAAAACAGGCGGAGTCTGGACCATCTGAGGGCGGAGTCAGAGGAGGGGCTTAGAGCAGAGAAGAAACGACTGCAGGAGAAGAAGGAGGAGCAACTGTCCTCCATCAGACTAGAG gCTAAACTGagtgacagacagaaagatttGAGGAGTCCACGACCAGAAAAACCTTTAGCAGAGTACCAGAGAGag cttaCAGATGTTCTTCAGGAAGTTCGAGAGGAAGTTGAGAGAGATCACAGGAGAAAACTAGAACAACTGAAAGAGAAACATCAACATGAGCTACAGAACCTCAGAGAGACACACCTGGAGCAG gaGAACAGAGAGAGGGAGCGTCTGCTGAATTGTCTTCAGGAGGAGAGAGACGATCTGATCTctaaacacacaacacaactACACAAACTGCAGAATATGCTGGACACACAGCTACAGGAGACACACAAAACACATTCACAGAAG gagTCAGTGTTACATGATTTGATAAAGAAACTGGAGCTACAAACCAAAGAGATTCAATCACAAGAGGCTGAACTTCAAGCAAAA GAATCAGTGTTAAGAAAGAAGAGACAACAACTGTGTGAGGAAGATGATGACATTCAGAGAGAAgtacag TCTCTCCCTCGACTGATGAAGGAGAATCAGGAGCTTCATGATGagctgcagagagagagagcagagagagagcgagcgagatgTACGATGATGGAGGAGAGAGAGCAATTAGAGAAGAGACTGATAGACCTGCAAGAGAGATGtcaacaactcacctgtagagtcag tgaACTGGAAGAGATGAATGCAGCTTCCAGGATGAAAGATGGAGAAGAAGAGAAAGAgaagaagaagatgaagaagaagaagaagagtgAGAATCATCTACGTCTGGAGGATCTGGAAGCGTCGGCTTGTTCAGGAGAGAGTGACATCAGTGTAGATGG tGTGAGGCAGTACATGTGGAATGAgagcgtctctctcttgcgggCGCGTCAGTTTCTGGAGAAGCAGGGCACTCTTGtgtcagacagacaggcagcgCTACAGGCAGCTCACAGCAGTCTGAAGGACCCCATGACTgaaagctccgcccaacagctCTACCAGAACCTGCAGCAG GAGGTGAAGGATCTGTCTGAGTTGAGAGAGACACTTCAGAAAGGTCAAACTTTACTAAAAGAAAAAGAGGAAAAATTAAATCTCTTGGAAACATCACTAACTGAAGag GTGTCAGGTGAGGATGGCGAGAGGTCAGCTGATCGAAAAGTGACATTTGATGTGACTGAGTCAGAGATGAGCAGTGTGTATGGACACGAGGGAACAG ttcCTGTAAAGGTGCAGCAATTGGCTGATTCTCTACAGCTGATCTCAGGACAGTTAAACTCAGTTTTGGGTGCTTTAGGGTCACTCACACAAAAGCCCAACCCGCCCTCTTTGATCTCCCCTCAACTCCAACCTCGCTCCTCGTGGGCGTGGCCTATAAACTCCTCCCCCTCACTTTTACAACACAGACCAACAGACATGATGCACACGACCTGGTCCAGCCTGAACACag AAACCAGCAGAGCTCATATGACGAACTCAAG TCTGTCATCTCTGCGTCCATCAGCAGAGGTCGAAGGTCATCGTTTGCAGGGTCTCATTGACGGAAATAAACGTTGGCTGGAGGCCCAGAGGAAAAACCGCAACAT TCCTCTGTTCCCAAATCTCAGAAATACATCCAGTGGATTATTGCAGCTCAGCCTCGATGACAACAACCAGATTAAAGTTCATCGATACTGA